The Thermomonospora curvata DSM 43183 DNA segment TAGCGGCCGCCCCGCCGCCCATCCCCCGCCACGACACTTTGAGAACCACCGAACGATGAGCCTTTTTCAACATGTGGCCTTGGAGGTCGGGGACGGGGGCCTCTGTGGCGTCCGACGTCGTGTCGTTGCAGGTCACAGCATCACTCTTGACTGCGATACTCCGCCCCGGCTCATGGAAGCGGCACGCCAGAAAAGACTCGACGGAAACCAATCGGCCATATCGCCGCATATTCCTGGAGTGGAACGACTCAGAAAACAACAACAGAAGACAGGCGCCCCGAAAAGCCCGTCCTTTACGCTCGCCGCACGGAGTTTCGCCGGTTTTCCGGCGGGCGCCGTGGGCGCCGCGCCGACCGGCATCATCCCCGGCATGCGGGGAAGGCCGGTGTCATGGAACTGTTCCCGCCCATGCCGCTGGCCGACTGGCAGGACACCAAGTCCACCCTGCACCGCTTCCTGCAGATCGTCGGCAAGATCCGCCTGGCCGCCGGCATCCGGCGCAACCACTGGTGGGGCATCCCCTTCCACCTCACCGGGCGCGGGCTGACCACCCGCCCGACCGGGCGGGCCGACGGCGGGCCGATCTTCACCATCGACTTCGACTTCGTCGGCCACCGGCTGGTGATCACGACCCTGGACGGCCGGGAGGTCTCCTTCCGTCTGCCCGGCTGCTCGGTCGCCTCTTTCTACCGCCAGACGATGCAGGCGCTGGCGTCCCTGGGCGTCCGGGTGCGCCCGGCCGTCGCGCGGCCGTTCGACCTGCCGGATGCGGACCGCCCGTTCGCCGACGACACCGAGCACGCCGCCTACGACCCGGCCATGGTCACCCGGTACTGGCAGATCCTCAGCCAGGTGAACCTGCTGCTGGAGGAGTTCGCCGCCGGCTACAGCGGCAAGATCAGCCCGGTGCACCACTTCTGGCACACCCTCGACATCGCCTGCACCCGTTTCTCCGACCGCGTCATCGAGCAGGGACCCCAGGTCGACCCGGTGACCCGGGAGGCCTACTCCCGCGAGGTGATCAGCTCCGGCTTCTGGTTCGGCGACGAGGTCTTCCCCGCACCGGCCTTCTACTCCTACACCGCGCCCGAGCCCGCGGGCCTGACCGACCAGCCGCTGCGTCCCCGCGCCGCGCGGTGGATCGCCCAGCGCGGCGGGCACCTGGCCGTCCTGCCCTACGACGACGCCCGCGCCGAAGCCGACCCGCGCGGCGCCGTCCTGTCCTTTTATGAGAGCGCCTACCAGGCCGGCGCCCGCCTGGCCGGCTGGGACATCGCCGGCCTGGCCTGCCCCGGCGGGATCACCGACCCGCTGCTGCGCGGCCGGGGGTGACCTTTCACCGGTGACGCACCCGTTCCGGCGTAACGCGCCCATATACCCTTTTACCTATCCAAACAGTAGGTATTGCATGTATTACGGGTTGCCGGACGGAAGAGGCGGGCTGGAGTGGGCGGACAGGAGATCGCCGCGCGGGGCGGGGCGAGGCGGGATTCATGGCTGGTGTTCTCCGCCGGGGCCGCGGTCGGCTCACTGGGCGGCATGATCGGGCTGGGCGGTGCGGAGTTCCGGCTGCCGCTGCTGATCGGCCTGTTCGGGTTCGCCGCGCTGTCGGCGGTGATCGTCAACAAGGCGATGAGCCTGATCGTGGTGCTGACCGCGATACCGGCCCGGCTGGCCGCCGTGCCGCTCGCCGAGCTGAGCGCGCACTGGGCGGCCGCGGCCAATCTGCTGGCCGGCAGCCTCATCGGCGCATGGGCGGGCGCCGCCTGGACGGTGCGGATGCGCTCATCCACCCTGCACAAGGTGCTGGCCGCCCTGCTGGTGCTCATGGCCGCCGCACTGGTGGCCGCCCACGCCGCCACCCCGGGGACGCTGCACCTGCCCGGCACGGCTCAGGCGATCGCCGGGATCGCCGCGGGATTCGGCATCGGCGTCGTCGCCGCGATCATGGGCGTGGCCGGCGGCGAGCTGCTCATCCCGACCATCGTGCTGCTGTATGCGGTCGAGATCAAAATCGCCGGCAGCCTGTCGCTGCTGGTGTCGCTGCCCACCATGCTGGTGGCCTTCGCCCGCTACAGCCGCGACAGCAGCTTCGTGGTCCTGCGCGCCAACCTGCGCTTCACCGCGGTCATGACCGCGGGCTCGGTCGCCGGCGCCCTTGCGGGCGGGCTGCTGCTGGGGGTGGTCCCCGACGCCGTCCTCATCCCGGTGCTGGCCGCCGTCCTGCTGCTGTCCGCCGTCAAGCTGGCCCGCCACACCCCGGGCGGCGGCTGACGCGCCCGGGGCATCGCCGAGGCCGGCTGGGCGCTCCCCGCGGCGGGGAGCACCCAGCCGCTCGTCATTTGAGGAGCGGGTCGCGGGGCAGGCCGAGGATGCGCTCGCCGATCTGGTTGCGCTTGATCTCGGAGGTCCCCCCGGCGATGGACAGGCCGCGGTGCGAGAGCGCCAGCAGGTTGCTGATCTCGCCGGGGCCGTCCAGGTAGGCGGCCTCGGGGCCGCTGAGCGCGGTCAAGACGGCGGCCGCCTCATGGCCGAGCTCGGAGACCACCAGCTTGGTGATCGCCCCCTCGGGGCCGGGCTCGCCGCCGGCGACGGCGCGGTGCGCCGAACGCATGTTGAGCAGGCTCATCGCCTGCAGCCGCGCGGCGTACCGGCCCAGGCGCTCCCGGCCGCCGGGGAGCCGGCCGGGATGGGCGTCGTAGCGTTCGATGAGCAGGGAGGCGGGGGTGGTCAGGCCGCCCTGGCCGCCGCCGATGCTGACCGACTCGTTGCCCAAGGTGGCGCGGGCGACGGTCCAGCCCTCATCGACGGGGCCGACGACGTGGTCGTCGGGCACGAAGACGTCGCTGAGGAAGACCTCGTTGAACTCCGAGTGGCCGGTGGGCATCTTCAGCGGCCGGACCTCCACGCCCTCGGCGTGCATGTCGATCACCATCATGGTGATGCCCTTGTGCTTGGGGGCGTCGGGGTTGGTGCGCACGGTGGCGAAGCCCAGGCCGGCCACGTGCGCCCCGGAGGTCCAGACCTTCTGCCCGTTGACGCGCCAGCCGCCCTCGACCCGCACGGCGCGGGTCTTGATCCCGGCCGCGTCCGACCCGGCGTCGGGCTCGCTGAAGAGCTGGCACCAGATGACCTCCTGGCGCAGGGCGGGGCCGACCCAGCGGGCGATCTGCTCGGGGGTGCCGTACTGGATGAGGGTCAAGATCAGCCAGCCGGTGATGCCGTAGGAGGGGCGCCGGATGCCGGCGGCGTCGAACTCCTGCTCGATGACCAGCTGCTCGACGGCCCCGGCGGCCCGGCCGTAGGGCTTCGGCCAGTGCGGCACGGCGTAGCCGCTCTCGATCAGCCGTTCCTTGCGCTGCTCTTCCGGCAGGTCGGCGATCTGCCGGACGAAGGCCCGCACCTCCTGGCGGATGGCCTCGGCCTCCGGCGGCAGCTCCACCGTCCGGGTCCGGCTGACGCCCCGGCGGGTCAGGTCGGTCAGCTCGGCCGCCGCCTCGTCGGCGTTCAGCAGGCCGAGCAGGGCGGTGGCCCGCCGGATGTACAGGTGCGCGTCGTGCTCCCAGGTCATGGCGATGCCGCCGTGCACCTGGGTGTTGAGGTTGGCGCACAGGTCGGCGGCGGGCGCCGCCAGCGTCGCGGCGACCGCGGCGGCGTACGTCAGCTGCTCCCCGCCGCTGCGCGCGGCCCTGGCCGCGTCCCAGGCCGCAGAAGTCGCCAGCTCGGTCGCCACGGCCATGTCGGCGCAGTGGTGCTTGACCGCCTGGAACATCCCGATGGGACGGCCGAACTGGTGGCGTTCCCTGGCGTAGGCGGCGGCCATCTGGGTGCAGCGGGCGGCCACGCCGACCGCCTCGGCCGACAGCACGACCCGGGCCAGGTCCACCAGCACCCGCCGGGCGCCGGGCAGGACCGTGGCGGGTGCCCGGTCGAGGGTGACGCGGGCCGCCGGCCGGCTCGGGTCCAGGTTCGCGGGCACCTGCACCGACACCTGCTCGCCCGCTTCGACCACGACGACGTCGTCGCCCGCCGGAAGCAGCAGCAGGTGGGCCATGCCGCCGCCCACCACGACCGGGGCCGAGCCGGACGCGGCGCCTCCTTCGGCCGTCACGTCCGCTTCCAGTGCGATCGCGCCGATCACCGAGCCGTCCACCAGGCCGGGCAGGAGCTTCTTCTTGGTCTCCTCGTCGGCGGCCGCCACCAGCACGGCACTGGCGATCACCGTCGGCGCGAACGGGCCCGGGGCCAGCACCCGGCCCATCTCCTCGACGACGACGGCCAGCTCCTCCAGGCCGTAGCCGGAGCCGCCGTACTCCTCGGGCACATGCAGCCCCAGCCAGCCCAGCTCGGCGAGCTCACCCCAGAACGCCGGCGGCGACTGCGCCGGGGCGCCGGCATCCAGCAGCGCCCGGGTCGCCTGGATGACATTCCGCTTGGCCAAGAACGCGGAGGCGGTCTCCGCCAGCGAGCGGTGCTCCTCTGTTATCGCGATCGACATGATCGTAGAGTATCCTCAATCATCCCCGCTGACCAGGGCGAACGCACGGTATATCAACATTCTTACCCCTAAACTCACCCAGGATTCATCAGTAACCCCTTACAGATCAGTCCAGTCGTCCATATTAAGTACACTCAAATAGTTCATGTGGCTCCTCGGTGACCGAGCCGGAGGAGGCGGCCGGGACCGTCACCGCCTCCGGCGAGCCACCCGACCGCTCCCTGCGGCACAGGCGTCCCGCGATCGCCGGGCATCGGCCCGGATGAGCTCCCGACCGCTTCCAGACCGAGACCA contains these protein-coding regions:
- a CDS encoding DUF5996 family protein yields the protein MELFPPMPLADWQDTKSTLHRFLQIVGKIRLAAGIRRNHWWGIPFHLTGRGLTTRPTGRADGGPIFTIDFDFVGHRLVITTLDGREVSFRLPGCSVASFYRQTMQALASLGVRVRPAVARPFDLPDADRPFADDTEHAAYDPAMVTRYWQILSQVNLLLEEFAAGYSGKISPVHHFWHTLDIACTRFSDRVIEQGPQVDPVTREAYSREVISSGFWFGDEVFPAPAFYSYTAPEPAGLTDQPLRPRAARWIAQRGGHLAVLPYDDARAEADPRGAVLSFYESAYQAGARLAGWDIAGLACPGGITDPLLRGRG
- a CDS encoding sulfite exporter TauE/SafE family protein; amino-acid sequence: MGGQEIAARGGARRDSWLVFSAGAAVGSLGGMIGLGGAEFRLPLLIGLFGFAALSAVIVNKAMSLIVVLTAIPARLAAVPLAELSAHWAAAANLLAGSLIGAWAGAAWTVRMRSSTLHKVLAALLVLMAAALVAAHAATPGTLHLPGTAQAIAGIAAGFGIGVVAAIMGVAGGELLIPTIVLLYAVEIKIAGSLSLLVSLPTMLVAFARYSRDSSFVVLRANLRFTAVMTAGSVAGALAGGLLLGVVPDAVLIPVLAAVLLLSAVKLARHTPGGG
- a CDS encoding acyl-CoA dehydrogenase; this translates as MSIAITEEHRSLAETASAFLAKRNVIQATRALLDAGAPAQSPPAFWGELAELGWLGLHVPEEYGGSGYGLEELAVVVEEMGRVLAPGPFAPTVIASAVLVAAADEETKKKLLPGLVDGSVIGAIALEADVTAEGGAASGSAPVVVGGGMAHLLLLPAGDDVVVVEAGEQVSVQVPANLDPSRPAARVTLDRAPATVLPGARRVLVDLARVVLSAEAVGVAARCTQMAAAYARERHQFGRPIGMFQAVKHHCADMAVATELATSAAWDAARAARSGGEQLTYAAAVAATLAAPAADLCANLNTQVHGGIAMTWEHDAHLYIRRATALLGLLNADEAAAELTDLTRRGVSRTRTVELPPEAEAIRQEVRAFVRQIADLPEEQRKERLIESGYAVPHWPKPYGRAAGAVEQLVIEQEFDAAGIRRPSYGITGWLILTLIQYGTPEQIARWVGPALRQEVIWCQLFSEPDAGSDAAGIKTRAVRVEGGWRVNGQKVWTSGAHVAGLGFATVRTNPDAPKHKGITMMVIDMHAEGVEVRPLKMPTGHSEFNEVFLSDVFVPDDHVVGPVDEGWTVARATLGNESVSIGGGQGGLTTPASLLIERYDAHPGRLPGGRERLGRYAARLQAMSLLNMRSAHRAVAGGEPGPEGAITKLVVSELGHEAAAVLTALSGPEAAYLDGPGEISNLLALSHRGLSIAGGTSEIKRNQIGERILGLPRDPLLK